The Vibrio coralliilyticus genome segment ATCCAAGATGGTTGCTCCGGAAGAAGAAATTAAGATTTGTTTAACCTGATCACCGTTTTCGTCCAGCCAGACTTCATACATAGCTACGCCTTCAAGTTTTCTTTTCTGTGCGAGTCTTGGATAGACAGGTCGAGTCGGTTTCGATAAGAAGCTCGGTCTGTTTACCAGTACCGGTTCTTGGCTAATGCCTTGGTTTACTTCAGCAGGTTGAGGTTTCGTTTGTTCCACAACCTCTTTTTTCTTTTCTGGCTTCTCTGCAGTTTTTTTAGCAACAGGTTGTTCTTGTGGTTTCTTCTGCGTTGTTTTCTTAACGGATTGGTCAGTCTTTTTCTCAACCACCTTTTTCTGTTGTTTAGGTGCCCCTTTTTTTACTACCGGTTTCTCTTTCACCACTGGCTTTTTTACTGGCGGTTCGACTTTCGCCGGTTCAACTGGTTTAGGAGGCTCAGGTGCTTCTACGGGTTGTTCAACGACAGGCTCCGGTTCCGCTGGTGGTTGTGGAGTGGGGACGGCTTTGAAATTGATAGAGACCGTGGAAGATTGCGCACCAGCAGGCATCGCATGAAGCTTTGGCTCATCAGCGACAAAGAGAATTGTGGTATGAAGAGCAAGGGAAACGCCTCCTGCTATCGCATATCTTTTTAGGTTCACTACCAGCCTCACGAATGAGTCATTTTTTACAACATGGAATGAGATTATTACTTACAATCGAAATAAGATCAATTATCAATTGCATTATCATTTGTGCCATTTTATGATCGTTGGCAGTTTTGAAAGATTTAGCGCGAGCCCTTGTGGAATAAGCGTTAAGAGATGTTATGTGATGTTAGATATTGATAAATTTGATGAATCAATTTTGGGAGAGGATACGCCTGATCCGTTGCGATTTGCGTTCCCCAAAAAGCATTCTGCTCATGCGGACGGTATGGCATCTCCCATCATGCCTGAGCAAAAAGTGCCACTTCTCAACACCTTGTATGAACAACAAGGTCAACGTAACAAAAAGCGTTGCCTATACATTCATATTCCTTTCTGCCGGGTCCGATGTACTTTCTGCAATTTCTTCCAAAATGCTGCGAGCCGAAAACTGGTTGATGACTACTTCGAAGCACTGATTAATGAAATCAAGCAGAAGAGCGCTTTGCCTTGGACACAGACCGGTGTTTTTCATGCGGTTTATATTGGTGGTGGAACGCCTACCGATCTCTCGGCGGAGCAGGTTGAGCGTTTGGGTAAAGCCATACGTCATTACTTCCCGCTTGCTACAGATTGTGAGATCACCTTAGAAGGGCGAATCAATCGATTCAGCGACGAAATGTTTGAAAGGGCTCTGCAAGGTGGCTTTAACCGTTTCTCCTTTGGTATTCAGAGTTTTGATACCAAAGTCCGCCGTAGCGCAAAACGTCTGGACGATCGTGAAGTTGTACTGGAGCGTGTCGCGCAGCTCGCTGCCGCCGAAGAGGCGCCAATCATTCTTGACCTTCTATACGGTCTTCCGTATCAGACGCTAGATGTATTTGAGCAGGACTTGAATGATTTCATGTCGACAGGCGCTCACGGGTTAGATCTCTATCAGCTTGTGGTCGGTGGAACCGCGCCGATGCTGAATTTGGTTGAAAAAGGCAAGATACCACCCCCAGC includes the following:
- the hutW gene encoding heme anaerobic degradation radical SAM methyltransferase ChuW/HutW, which codes for MMLDIDKFDESILGEDTPDPLRFAFPKKHSAHADGMASPIMPEQKVPLLNTLYEQQGQRNKKRCLYIHIPFCRVRCTFCNFFQNAASRKLVDDYFEALINEIKQKSALPWTQTGVFHAVYIGGGTPTDLSAEQVERLGKAIRHYFPLATDCEITLEGRINRFSDEMFERALQGGFNRFSFGIQSFDTKVRRSAKRLDDREVVLERVAQLAAAEEAPIILDLLYGLPYQTLDVFEQDLNDFMSTGAHGLDLYQLVVGGTAPMLNLVEKGKIPPPATTPDKASMYELGVAFMDKHHMRQLSVNHWARDNRERSQYNSLAKTYAEVLPIGCGAGGNIGGYGMMNHRTLDTYMNAMKSGGSVVAMMTKQHALEPLFAAIKSGFDKGVVSRRQLPLLAGEDTFEFFMPLFEVWQNKGLARIEGDYLVLTLAGSFWAVSLAQACIQVLQKTHCEVTASHKVAL
- a CDS encoding energy transducer TonB — protein: MNLKRYAIAGGVSLALHTTILFVADEPKLHAMPAGAQSSTVSINFKAVPTPQPPAEPEPVVEQPVEAPEPPKPVEPAKVEPPVKKPVVKEKPVVKKGAPKQQKKVVEKKTDQSVKKTTQKKPQEQPVAKKTAEKPEKKKEVVEQTKPQPAEVNQGISQEPVLVNRPSFLSKPTRPVYPRLAQKRKLEGVAMYEVWLDENGDQVKQILISSSGATILDNSALKAIKKWKFSPHIVNGQKMAHRVRLPVRFKLD